A genomic region of Columba livia isolate bColLiv1 breed racing homer chromosome 12, bColLiv1.pat.W.v2, whole genome shotgun sequence contains the following coding sequences:
- the BRCC3 gene encoding lys-63-specific deubiquitinase BRCC36 isoform X2 — protein sequence MAVQAVYLEADAFLVCLNHALSTEKEEVDTSRIVHIHSVIILRRSDKRKDRVEISPEQLSAASTEAERLAEMTGRPMRVVGWYHSHPHITVWPSHVDVRTQAMYQMMDQGFVGLIFSCFIEDKNTKTGRILYTCFQSIQAQKSSEYERIEIPIHVVPHETIGKVCLESAIELPKILCQEEQDAYRRIHSLTHLDSVTKIHNGSVFTKNLCSQMSAISGPLLQWLEDRLEQNKQRVQELQQEKEQLLEELAALE from the exons ATGGCGGTGCAGGCGGTGTATTTGGAGGCTGACGCGTTCCTGGTGTGCCTGAACCACGCGCTGAGCACCGAGAAGGAGGAG GTTGACACCAGCCGAATTGTTCACATCCATTCCGTGATCATCCTGCGCCGCTCTGATAAGAGAAAAGATCGTGTGGAAATTTCGCCAGAGCAGCTTTCAGCTGCTTCTACTGAAGCAGAGA GGTTGGCTGAAATGACAGGACGTCCCATGAGAGTCGTGGGCTGGTATCACTCTCATCCTCACATCACTGTCTGGCCATCGCATGTCG ATGTCCGCACACAAGCTATGTACCAGATGATGGACCAAGGTTTTGTAGGGCTTATCTTTTCCTGCTTCATTGAGGACAAAAACACAAAG ACAGGCAGGATTCTCTACACCTGTTTCCAGTCCATTCAGGCCCAGAAAAGCTCAGA GTATGAAAGGATTGAAATTCCTATTCATGTTGTCCCTCACGAAACCATTGGGAAGGTGTGTCTGGAATCAGCTATAGAGCTGCCCAAGATCCTTTGCCAAGAAGAGCAAGATGCCTACAGGAGAATTCACAG CCTCACCCACCTAGACTCCGTCACCAAGATTCATAACGGCTCAG TGTTCACAAAGAACCTCTGCAGCCAGATGTCTGCCATCAGTGGGCCGCTCCTTCAGTGGCTGGAGGACAGATTAGAGCAGAACAAACAGCgggtgcaggagctgcagcaggagaaggagcagctcctggaggAACTGGCTGCTTTAGAGTGA
- the BRCC3 gene encoding lys-63-specific deubiquitinase BRCC36 isoform X1 produces MAVQAVYLEADAFLVCLNHALSTEKEEVMGLCIGEVDTSRIVHIHSVIILRRSDKRKDRVEISPEQLSAASTEAERLAEMTGRPMRVVGWYHSHPHITVWPSHVDVRTQAMYQMMDQGFVGLIFSCFIEDKNTKTGRILYTCFQSIQAQKSSEYERIEIPIHVVPHETIGKVCLESAIELPKILCQEEQDAYRRIHSLTHLDSVTKIHNGSVFTKNLCSQMSAISGPLLQWLEDRLEQNKQRVQELQQEKEQLLEELAALE; encoded by the exons ATGGCGGTGCAGGCGGTGTATTTGGAGGCTGACGCGTTCCTGGTGTGCCTGAACCACGCGCTGAGCACCGAGAAGGAGGAGGTCATGGGGCTCTGCATCGGCGAG GTTGACACCAGCCGAATTGTTCACATCCATTCCGTGATCATCCTGCGCCGCTCTGATAAGAGAAAAGATCGTGTGGAAATTTCGCCAGAGCAGCTTTCAGCTGCTTCTACTGAAGCAGAGA GGTTGGCTGAAATGACAGGACGTCCCATGAGAGTCGTGGGCTGGTATCACTCTCATCCTCACATCACTGTCTGGCCATCGCATGTCG ATGTCCGCACACAAGCTATGTACCAGATGATGGACCAAGGTTTTGTAGGGCTTATCTTTTCCTGCTTCATTGAGGACAAAAACACAAAG ACAGGCAGGATTCTCTACACCTGTTTCCAGTCCATTCAGGCCCAGAAAAGCTCAGA GTATGAAAGGATTGAAATTCCTATTCATGTTGTCCCTCACGAAACCATTGGGAAGGTGTGTCTGGAATCAGCTATAGAGCTGCCCAAGATCCTTTGCCAAGAAGAGCAAGATGCCTACAGGAGAATTCACAG CCTCACCCACCTAGACTCCGTCACCAAGATTCATAACGGCTCAG TGTTCACAAAGAACCTCTGCAGCCAGATGTCTGCCATCAGTGGGCCGCTCCTTCAGTGGCTGGAGGACAGATTAGAGCAGAACAAACAGCgggtgcaggagctgcagcaggagaaggagcagctcctggaggAACTGGCTGCTTTAGAGTGA
- the MTCP1 gene encoding protein p13 MTCP-1, producing MAAGGHAGAPPVRLWVRRVGVYCDEHRKTWLVAAEEEEGMLRARIQRVQVPLGEALRPSQLPPSRLPHMWQLSQGEQYRDSNSRVWEIEHHLMLGGVEELLLKLVPGD from the exons ATGGCAGCGGGAGGGCACGCTGGCGCTCCTCCTGTGCGGCTGTGGGTGCGACGTGTAGGTGTTTACTGCGACGAGCACCGCAAAACGTGGCTTGTGGCTGCGGAAGAG GAGGAAGGTATGCTGAGGGCTCGGATCCAAAGAGTTCAGGTTCCCCTGGGTGAGGCGCTGCGACCCAGCCAGCTCCCCCCATCCCGGCTGCCTCATATGTGGCAGCTGTCCCAGGGTGAGCAGTACAGGGATAGTAACTCTCGCGTTTGGGAGATAGAGCACCATCTCATG CTTGGTGGTGTTGAAGAACTGCTGCTTAAACTCGTGCCTGGTGATTAA
- the CMC4 gene encoding cx9C motif-containing protein 4 yields the protein MSQKDPCQKQACEIQKCLQANNYMESKCETVLQEMRKCCARYPKGRSICCSGFEKEEREREKLKATSGRIPPPPQ from the exons ATGTCCCAGAAGGATCCCTGCCAGAAACAAGcctgtgaaatacagaaatgcttGCAAG cgAACAACTACATGGAGTCGAAGTGTGAAACTGTGCTTCAGGAGATGCGCAAGTGCTGTGCCCGGTACCCCAAGGGCAGATCCATCTGTTGTTCAGGgtttgagaaagaagaaagggagagagaaaagctgAAGGCGACTTCAGGACGAATTCCCCCACCACCTCAGTAA